DNA sequence from the bacterium genome:
CCCGGTCTCGTCGAAGCCGTCCTTGTAGGCCTGGATGAACCGCTTCATCGCGTCGACGAACATCGGCTTGTTGAACGCGATGGTCTTGCCGTCCTTCTCCACCTCCATAGCGCCATTGCTCCACATGTACGGGTAGCAGAAGCTCCCGGGGTCGCCGAGGCTGTGGCCGAGCGCCTGGCCCAGCGGACGGCCTTTCGCCTTGAGCTTCTTCCCGAGGGCGAACCACTCATCGAATGTCAGGTCGAGGAACTTCCCGGTCCTGGCCTGCTCCGCGGGATCGGGGAGGTTGACCCCGACCTCCTTGAGCCAGCTGATCCGGTAGTTGAGCGAGTCGTTCGAGTTCCCGTGCGACACCCCGAGGTACCGGCCGTTGACCTTGATGTCGTTGGCGACGAAGCCTTCCCATCCCCCGCCCTTCTTGGCGACCGCCTCGGCGAGATCGGTCAGGTCGACGAGGTTCTCCGCGTACAGGTAGTTCCATCCCGGGAACAACTCCACGATATCGTAGCCGCCGGCCTGAATCGCCGCGGAGATCTTGGGCTGCAGGTCGGGCCAGTTGAGGAAGTCGGTGTTCACGGTGACACCCTGGACCTGTCCCCACTCCTGGGCCTGTTTCTTATAGAGATCTTGAGCCGCGGGAATGAAGTACGTGGCCTGGAGGATCGAGAGCGACGTCCCCTTAAGTTGGGCGGGCGCCGCCGCACCCCAGCGCCACAGACCTGGAACCGTCCCCAGGGCGGTCAGCCCGAGGGCACCGGTCCCCGCGGCCTTGAGCAAGGCCCGCCGGGAAATGCCCGGAGCGCCCTTACGAACCGAGCGCTCCCCATGAGCTCGCCAGCCTTTCCGTGCCTTTGCCATCGCACACCCCCTGCCCTAGGAGCCGCGCGGGAGAGTTCTCCTCGCCTGCAGCACACCCCTTCGTGACGTGCCGGGGTTACGGACGAAACGCGTCTTTGAGGATCGTGACCCGCCGGTCCCCAGAGGCATCGACCCACACCTCGACGACGTCGAACCGGCACGCCCGATCCCCCAGCCCGCGGCGGACCAGGTAGCCCGCGGCCAGCTGAGCGAGCGCGTGCCGCTTGCGGGGGCCGACGCACTCGGCCGGGGTGCCGTAGGTGCTGGACCGCCGGGTCTTCACCTCCACGAAGACGAGGTCACCGGCGTCTTCGGCGATCACGTCGAGTTCGCCGCGCCGGAGGCGCACGTTTCGCTCGACGATCCGGTACCCCTCGGCGCGCAGCGCCTCCACCGCCGCGTCTTCGCCGGCGCGACCCAGGCGCCGGCGGGACCCCCCAGACGCTCGGCTATCCGAACGGGTCCGCGAGCCGTCCGGCATCGCCGAGCAACTCGAACAGCGCAATCTGAGCGACCGGCAGGAACGCGCTTCGATGGACCACAGATCGTCCCAGGCGCACGAGCGCCGTGAGGTGCTGGGCCGTCCCGTACCCCTTGTGCTGGGCGAACCCGTATCCTGGAAACGCGAGATCGAGATCATGCATCAGCCGGTCCCGCGCCACTTTGGCGACGATGGACGCGGCGGCGATGCAGGCGCACGATGCGTCACCCCGGATCACGGCCGCGTGCTCCAGGTCGAGCGGGAGACGGTCGCGCCCGTCGATCAGGGCAAAGTCAGGAGGGGGAGCCAGCAATTCCAGGGCCCGCCGCATCGCGAGACGGGAGGCCCCCAAAATGTTCAAGCGGTCGATCTCCTCGACCGACGCCTCCGCGACCGCAACGGCGATCGCCCGGGCCCGGATCTCCTCATTCAAGCGGCGGCGCGTCGCGGGGGTCAGCTGTTTGCTGTCGTTGAGCCCTTCGATCTCGGGCCCCTCCGGAAGGATCACCGCTGCCGCAACCACGGGGCCGGCCAGGCACCCGCGGCCCACCTCGTCGACGCCCGCGACGATCTGTCCGGCTGCGAGGCGCGTGCGCTCTGCCTGGTACAGCCGCCGCAGCCGTTGCCGCTCAGCGCGGGCGGCCGCGCGGGCGCGTTCGTAGCGACCCACGAGCTCACGGACGGTCCGGCGGGGGTCAGACGCCAGCCGCCTGAGTGCCGCCCGCCGCGGGTGCGTGAGGCGGGCGAGCCAGGCTCCGATCTCTTCGGCGGTCAGGTGGCGCGGATCCACCGCAACGCTAGTGGACGACGCCAATGCGGGGAAGCGGCCAATAGATGAAGACCGCCTTCCCGATTATATTCCCTCGCGGGACATAGCCGAAGAACCGGCTATCTTCACTGTTGTTGCGGTTGTCACCGAGGACGAAGTACTGGTTGGCCGGAACCGTCACCGGACCGTAGTTTCCAAAATCCGGCTTGATCGTGTAGCTCTTCTCCGAGAGCGCCTGCGCGCCGACGTACACGACCCCGTCCCGGAGACGCACACGGTCTCCGGGCAGACCGATCACGCGCTTCACGAAATCGCGCGAGGGATTGAGGGGATACCGGAACACGATGACGTCGCCCCGATGGGGAGACCCCAAACGGTACACGAACTTCCCCACCAAGATGCGGTCGTCGATCATCAAGGTGGGCTCCATGGATCCTGAGGGGATGTAAAAGGCCTGGACCACAAACGTGATGATAACGAGGCTGAGCAGTGCGGCAAACAGGCACGCGTCCAGAGTTTCGACGATCGCGGTGCGCACGGTCTGGGGAATCTGGGCCGTACGCTTGATGATGATCCTGAACGCGAGGAGAAACGCCGACACGCTGAGGATGACCGTCGGGATGCTGAGCGAGCTCAACGGGGTGACCCTACCGTTTCTCTTTGATGCGGGTCTCCTTCCCTACCTTCTCCCGAAGATAGTAGAGCTTTGCCCGGCGGACCCGGCCGCTGCGGAGAATCTCGATCTTCTCCAGCCGCGGCGAGTGCAGCGGAAACGTCCGCTCCACGCCCACGCCGTGCGAGATCCGCCGAACCGTAAACGCCTCGCGCAATCCCCCTCCGCGGCGGCCGATCACGACGCCCTCGAACGCCTGGAGCCGGTCCCGGCCGCCTTCGGCCACCTTCATGTGGACCCGGATGGTATCGCCGGCCCGAAAGGGTGGCACGCTGGGTTTGATCTGGTCGCGTTCAACGGCGGTGACTCGCTCCATGCTCGGACTCCCCTCTCGCCATCACGGTTGCCATTATAGCATGCGCCATGGATTCACGTGCCTCGTAACTCGCCCAGGATCGCTCTGGTTTCTTCGTCGAGCGTGGCCTCGTCGAGCAGGTCGGGGCGCCGGAGGAGCGTGCGCCGCAGCGCCTCTCGGGTCCGCCACCTGCGGATCGCTTCGTGGTGCCCGCTGAGCAAGACCTCCGGCACGGCGCAGCCCCGGAACGACGCGGGCCGCGTGTACTGTGGGTAATCGAGCATCCCCTCGGAGAAGGAGTCCTGGGCCACAGACGCGGCGTCTCCCACCGCGCCGGGCACAAGCCGGACCGCGGCTTCGATGATGACCATCGCGGCGAGCTCCCCGCCCGACAGCACATAGTCCCCGATGCTGATCTCGTCGGCTCCGAGCAGTTCGACGATCCGCTCGTCCACGCCTTCGTAACGGCCGCAGAGGACGACGAGGTGCGCCCGGGCGGCCAGCGCCTGGGCCTTGGCCTGAGAAAATCGCGCGCCCTGCGGAGTCGTGAGGACCACGGTCGCGGCCTCGCCGGCGTGCGCCGCCCGGATGGCGTCCACGGCCTTCACAAACGGCTCCGCCTTCATCACCATCCCGACCCCACCGCCGTAGGGGATGTCGTCAACCGAACGGTGGCGGTCCGCGGTGAAGTCTCTGAGGTCCCAGACCGCGAGGTCCACCAGCCCCCGCTCCCGGGCGCGCCCCAGGACCCCCACGCCGAGCGGCCCCGGGAATACCTCAGGGAAGATGGTGACGACGTCGATCCTCACGTCATCCACTCCGGGAGGCGTGCGATCAGATACCCGCCGGCGACGTCGATCTTCTGGACGTAGGTGTCGACCGCAGGGAGGAGGATCTCCGTTGCCTCGGCGGACCGAACGACATAGACGTCGTTGCTGCCCGTCCGAAGGACGTCCACCACCTTGCCGACTCGTGCTCCCTCGGGGGTGCGGACCTCCAGCCCGACCACCTCGAACACGTAGAACTGGCCGGGCGGGAGTGGCATCGCCTGGGTCGCGGGGATCTCAATCGTCGCCCCCTTCAACTGCTCGGCCGCCTCGGGGGTGTCGATCCCGGCAAATTTTATCAGCACGCCCGTTCCATCCCGTTGTGCCTGCTCCACCCGCACCGGCCTGGCGGTGCCGCCCCGGACCAAGACCGCCTCATCGAGGGCCAAGAGGTGCTCTGGAAAATCGGTCACCGGCACCACCCGCACCGCCCCCTGCACCCCGTGGGCGCGAGCCACCTCACCCACGATGATCAGGTCGCCGGGGCTCCCCCGCACGCGTCCTACCTGCCGGCGGGAGTGATCAGGGGCGAGACGGAGGTTTCCCGAATCTCGAGCACGATCCCATCCTTGACGATGATCTCGGTGCGGGAGATCTTGTCGAACAGGTTGTCTCCGACCGCCACCTCGACCATCCCCTCGATCGTGCCCTGGGTAAACTCGCTATTGAGCTCGAGATCCTGGGCTTCCCGCAAGCGGGTCTGCAGCTCGATCTTCGTCGCCTCCTGCCGCTGCCGCTCGAGTTCGAGTTGGGCGCGCAGACTGCGGGACTGCTGCGGGGTCACCTGCCGTTCGAGCTCAAAGCGTCGGGCCTGCACGTCAATCTGTTGCATGATGGCGTCCACTCGCTTGATCGCGTCTTCCAGGTCGGCCATGTACAGCCGCTTGAACGCCTCGGTGACAATCGTCTTGATGATCACCGGCCGTTGGACTGTGATCGCTGCCATCTCCTGCCTCCTATCCTCGGACGATCTCCACCGTCACGCGCTTCCCGCTCCGCGTGGCGGCGGCCCGGGCAAGCGTACGGATCGCCTTGATCACCCGGCCCCCGCGACCGATCACCTTGCCCAAATCATCGGCGGAGACGCGGACCTCGACGACCGTGCTGTGAGGCCCGTCCACCTCCCGGACCTCGACCGCTTCGGGGTGGTCCACCAGAGACCGTGTCACCCACTCGACGAGAGCTTTCACCGGCCGGCCTTCGCCCGGGTCTCCTCCCATCGCCGGAGCACCCCGGTCTTCTCCAACACGACCCGGGCCGCATCGGACGGCCGAGCGCCTTTCCGCAGCCAGGCCAGCACTTTTTCCTCGTTGACTTTCATCGTCGACGGCTCCGTGCGCGGGTTGTAGAACCCCACTGCCTCGATGTACCTGCCACTCCGCGGGCTGCGCGCGTCGGCCACCACCAGA
Encoded proteins:
- the rplS gene encoding 50S ribosomal protein L19 codes for the protein MERVTAVERDQIKPSVPPFRAGDTIRVHMKVAEGGRDRLQAFEGVVIGRRGGGLREAFTVRRISHGVGVERTFPLHSPRLEKIEILRSGRVRRAKLYYLREKVGKETRIKEKR
- a CDS encoding KH domain-containing protein, coding for MKALVEWVTRSLVDHPEAVEVREVDGPHSTVVEVRVSADDLGKVIGRGGRVIKAIRTLARAAATRSGKRVTVEIVRG
- a CDS encoding ribonuclease HII produces the protein MDPRHLTAEEIGAWLARLTHPRRAALRRLASDPRRTVRELVGRYERARAAARAERQRLRRLYQAERTRLAAGQIVAGVDEVGRGCLAGPVVAAAVILPEGPEIEGLNDSKQLTPATRRRLNEEIRARAIAVAVAEASVEEIDRLNILGASRLAMRRALELLAPPPDFALIDGRDRLPLDLEHAAVIRGDASCACIAAASIVAKVARDRLMHDLDLAFPGYGFAQHKGYGTAQHLTALVRLGRSVVHRSAFLPVAQIALFELLGDAGRLADPFG
- the rimM gene encoding ribosome maturation factor RimM (Essential for efficient processing of 16S rRNA), with product MRGSPGDLIIVGEVARAHGVQGAVRVVPVTDFPEHLLALDEAVLVRGGTARPVRVEQAQRDGTGVLIKFAGIDTPEAAEQLKGATIEIPATQAMPLPPGQFYVFEVVGLEVRTPEGARVGKVVDVLRTGSNDVYVVRSAEATEILLPAVDTYVQKIDVAGGYLIARLPEWMT
- a CDS encoding extracellular solute-binding protein; this encodes MAKARKGWRAHGERSVRKGAPGISRRALLKAAGTGALGLTALGTVPGLWRWGAAAPAQLKGTSLSILQATYFIPAAQDLYKKQAQEWGQVQGVTVNTDFLNWPDLQPKISAAIQAGGYDIVELFPGWNYLYAENLVDLTDLAEAVAKKGGGWEGFVANDIKVNGRYLGVSHGNSNDSLNYRISWLKEVGVNLPDPAEQARTGKFLDLTFDEWFALGKKLKAKGRPLGQALGHSLGDPGSFCYPYMWSNGAMEVEKDGKTIAFNKPMFVDAMKRFIQAYKDGFDETGPSWDDSSNNKAFHAGQISMTLNGSSIYAVALKDFPEIAKDMNHTLIPKGPTGRFSLLGARTFGILKNSKNVAGAREFLAWWFDDKQYGDWIHIQGGYQLPSTKKWAKDPMWGKDPKMYAFSLQPSIGRDQGWAGPPNAKSGLAFSKYIIVDTFAKAVQSGDAAGSIKWGADQLQAIYGG
- the trmD gene encoding tRNA (guanosine(37)-N1)-methyltransferase TrmD; the protein is MRIDVVTIFPEVFPGPLGVGVLGRARERGLVDLAVWDLRDFTADRHRSVDDIPYGGGVGMVMKAEPFVKAVDAIRAAHAGEAATVVLTTPQGARFSQAKAQALAARAHLVVLCGRYEGVDERIVELLGADEISIGDYVLSGGELAAMVIIEAAVRLVPGAVGDAASVAQDSFSEGMLDYPQYTRPASFRGCAVPEVLLSGHHEAIRRWRTREALRRTLLRRPDLLDEATLDEETRAILGELRGT
- a CDS encoding YlqD family protein encodes the protein MAAITVQRPVIIKTIVTEAFKRLYMADLEDAIKRVDAIMQQIDVQARRFELERQVTPQQSRSLRAQLELERQRQEATKIELQTRLREAQDLELNSEFTQGTIEGMVEVAVGDNLFDKISRTEIIVKDGIVLEIRETSVSPLITPAGR
- a CDS encoding YraN family protein, which produces MPDGSRTRSDSRASGGSRRRLGRAGEDAAVEALRAEGYRIVERNVRLRRGELDVIAEDAGDLVFVEVKTRRSSTYGTPAECVGPRKRHALAQLAAGYLVRRGLGDRACRFDVVEVWVDASGDRRVTILKDAFRP
- the rpsP gene encoding 30S ribosomal protein S16, which gives rise to MSVKIRLMRRGAKGQPFYRLVVADARSPRSGRYIEAVGFYNPRTEPSTMKVNEEKVLAWLRKGARPSDAARVVLEKTGVLRRWEETRAKAGR
- the lepB gene encoding signal peptidase I — its product is MSSLSIPTVILSVSAFLLAFRIIIKRTAQIPQTVRTAIVETLDACLFAALLSLVIITFVVQAFYIPSGSMEPTLMIDDRILVGKFVYRLGSPHRGDVIVFRYPLNPSRDFVKRVIGLPGDRVRLRDGVVYVGAQALSEKSYTIKPDFGNYGPVTVPANQYFVLGDNRNNSEDSRFFGYVPRGNIIGKAVFIYWPLPRIGVVH